The uncultured Desulfobulbus sp. genome window below encodes:
- a CDS encoding Hpt domain-containing protein translates to MADLHWNREFALEQTAGDEELLEELLILFKDSASADLEQLQQAINSEDTDGVVRAAHSLKGASASLGMEGIRDIAMAMESDARDGSVAVARQKIDEMSALLEEVKAI, encoded by the coding sequence ATGGCAGATTTACACTGGAATAGGGAGTTCGCTCTTGAGCAAACCGCAGGCGATGAAGAATTACTCGAGGAACTTCTCATCCTGTTTAAAGATTCTGCAAGCGCAGATCTTGAGCAGCTACAGCAGGCGATCAACAGCGAGGATACCGATGGTGTCGTTCGTGCTGCACATAGCCTGAAAGGCGCCTCGGCAAGTCTGGGAATGGAGGGAATACGGGACATAGCCATGGCTATGGAATCCGATGCCCGGGATGGTTCCGTGGCTGTTGCCAGACAAAAAATTGACGAGATGAGTGCTCTGCTCGAAGAGGTCAAAGCGATCTGA
- a CDS encoding L-threonylcarbamoyladenylate synthase, with translation MNSIVFPDASTLQQAATILRAGGVVGFPTETYYGLAVDPFNERAVDRLYQLKKRSGALPILLLVASPRQLALVAQTIPPSFSPLIEHFWPGPLSLIFPAKPICSTRLTGGTGTIAARHSPHPLANQLLQSFDSPVTATSANISGQPAATNAQEVLDMFDGQVDLILDGGETPGGQGSTLVGLKDGVICCFRAGKIVFSLVEKITAAYNLSISR, from the coding sequence TTGAATTCCATAGTTTTCCCTGATGCATCCACCCTTCAGCAGGCAGCCACCATACTGCGTGCTGGAGGTGTGGTCGGCTTTCCCACGGAAACCTATTACGGTCTGGCGGTTGATCCCTTTAACGAACGGGCTGTTGATCGGCTCTATCAACTTAAGAAACGTTCGGGTGCTCTTCCAATTCTTCTCCTGGTTGCATCCCCACGGCAGCTTGCGTTGGTAGCTCAGACAATACCACCTTCCTTCTCTCCCCTGATAGAACACTTCTGGCCCGGACCACTCAGTCTTATTTTTCCTGCCAAACCAATCTGCTCCACCCGTTTAACCGGGGGAACAGGGACGATAGCTGCCCGCCATTCTCCCCACCCTCTGGCAAACCAGCTGCTTCAGAGCTTTGACTCACCGGTTACCGCGACCAGTGCCAATATTTCTGGCCAACCCGCAGCCACCAATGCCCAGGAAGTGCTTGACATGTTTGATGGCCAGGTCGATCTGATTCTTGACGGTGGTGAGACCCCGGGGGGGCAAGGGTCGACCTTGGTTGGACTTAAAGATGGGGTTATTTGTTGTTTTCGTGCAGGAAAAATTGTTTTTTCGCTGGTAGAGAAGATAACCGCAGCATACAATTTATCCATATCCCGATAA